A section of the Candidatus Desulfarcum epimagneticum genome encodes:
- a CDS encoding ABC transporter permease: protein MAFFLQNLVNALQWGSFYALIALGYSMVYGILMLFNFAHGDIFMAGAYIGFGVAAGLTALSAMGILSLPGWMILVLTILISMFLTSFLGMLVERVGYRPLRDAPRASAAITGLMIGIILETGNLAILGARRISFPSLIETVTYDIGGVFVTNKKIMIVAVSILLMLALNQFVKKTKWGMAMRGMAFDYAVMPLMGVSINTIAALTFAIGSSLAAAAGILFAVAYPVLDPYMGIVFGWKAFVAAILGGRGSILGATLAGFLLGFIEIFVAMAFPSTLRDLIAYSVILLILVFRPHGFFGESYSARLRL from the coding sequence ATGGCCTTTTTTTTGCAAAACCTGGTCAACGCGCTGCAGTGGGGAAGCTTTTACGCCCTGATCGCCCTGGGATACTCCATGGTGTACGGCATTTTGATGCTGTTCAATTTCGCCCACGGCGACATTTTCATGGCCGGCGCCTACATCGGCTTCGGGGTGGCGGCGGGGCTGACCGCCCTGTCCGCCATGGGAATTTTGTCTTTGCCGGGCTGGATGATCCTGGTTCTGACCATCCTGATTTCCATGTTTTTGACCTCATTTCTGGGCATGCTCGTGGAGCGCGTGGGATACCGTCCCCTGAGAGACGCCCCCCGGGCCTCGGCGGCCATCACCGGGCTGATGATCGGAATCATCCTGGAGACGGGGAATCTCGCCATCCTGGGGGCCAGGCGGATCAGTTTTCCCTCCCTGATCGAAACCGTCACCTATGACATCGGCGGGGTGTTTGTCACCAACAAGAAAATCATGATCGTGGCGGTCTCCATTCTTTTGATGCTGGCCCTGAACCAGTTTGTGAAAAAAACAAAATGGGGAATGGCCATGCGGGGCATGGCCTTTGATTACGCCGTCATGCCGCTGATGGGGGTGTCCATCAACACCATCGCGGCTTTGACCTTCGCCATAGGCTCGTCTCTGGCCGCCGCCGCCGGCATTCTTTTCGCCGTGGCCTATCCCGTACTGGACCCCTACATGGGCATCGTGTTCGGATGGAAGGCCTTTGTGGCGGCCATCCTGGGCGGCAGGGGCTCCATCCTGGGGGCCACTCTGGCCGGTTTTCTCTTAGGCTTCATCGAGATTTTCGTGGCCATGGCCTTTCCGTCCACCCTGCGGGATCTCATCGCTTATTCCGTTATTCTGCTCATCCTGGTGTTCAGGCCCCACGGATTTTTCGGGGAATCCTACAGCGCCCGGCTGAGGCTTTGA
- a CDS encoding Branched-chain amino acid ABC transporter substrate-binding protein, whose translation MRKILFFVLCAAALALVCSSTGMARTPVIKIGINAPITGDYPKVGEGTKYAARMWLEDIKAAGGLEAGGVKYQVELVIEDNESKAESAVKVNAKMITEDEVLVIVGPQSSKQAIPAGGVANNWKTPMISPWSTNPDTTKDRPFVFRGCFLDPFQGPVLVNFIKEQFGFTRAAVLYDVASDYPKGLAEFFKKAWEKLHGEGSVVAYESFTTKDADFSSQLTKIIRSGAEVLFTPQYYNEVALIVRQAHELGWKNPIVGSDSWASAETVKLCGKDCHGLFFSAHYAAARATGATKAFIDRYEKTYGYVPDDVGALTWDSLGLARRAIQSAGKLSGNIEKDRQKVRDAFAKIKEFKGITGTMTFTEDGDPVKCAVIVKISDQGEFEFFKSVCP comes from the coding sequence ATGCGCAAAATTTTATTTTTTGTTTTATGTGCCGCGGCATTGGCCCTTGTATGCTCATCCACGGGCATGGCCCGAACCCCGGTCATCAAAATCGGGATCAACGCCCCCATCACCGGGGATTATCCCAAAGTGGGGGAGGGGACCAAATACGCCGCCCGGATGTGGCTGGAGGACATCAAAGCCGCCGGAGGCCTGGAGGCGGGCGGCGTGAAATACCAGGTGGAGCTGGTCATCGAAGACAATGAGTCCAAAGCGGAGTCCGCCGTCAAGGTCAACGCCAAGATGATCACCGAAGATGAGGTCCTGGTCATCGTGGGCCCCCAGTCCTCCAAGCAGGCCATCCCGGCCGGCGGAGTGGCCAACAACTGGAAGACCCCCATGATCAGCCCCTGGTCCACCAATCCCGACACCACCAAGGACCGCCCCTTTGTGTTCCGGGGATGTTTCCTGGATCCCTTTCAAGGGCCGGTTCTGGTCAATTTCATCAAAGAACAGTTCGGCTTCACCAGGGCCGCCGTCCTGTACGACGTGGCCAGCGACTATCCCAAGGGCCTGGCCGAGTTTTTCAAAAAGGCGTGGGAAAAGCTTCACGGCGAGGGCTCTGTGGTGGCCTATGAAAGCTTCACCACCAAAGACGCGGATTTCAGCTCCCAGCTCACCAAGATTATCCGGTCCGGCGCCGAGGTTCTGTTCACCCCCCAGTATTACAACGAGGTGGCTTTGATTGTGCGGCAGGCCCATGAGCTGGGATGGAAAAATCCCATCGTGGGAAGCGACAGCTGGGCCTCGGCCGAGACCGTGAAACTCTGCGGCAAGGACTGTCACGGCCTTTTTTTCAGCGCCCATTACGCCGCGGCCCGGGCCACCGGCGCCACCAAGGCGTTCATCGACCGCTATGAGAAAACATACGGATATGTGCCCGACGACGTGGGCGCCCTGACCTGGGATTCCCTGGGACTGGCGCGCCGGGCCATCCAGTCGGCCGGAAAACTGTCCGGAAATATTGAAAAGGACCGTCAGAAGGTCCGGGACGCCTTCGCAAAGATCAAAGAGTTCAAGGGCATCACCGGAACCATGACCTTCACCGAGGACGGGGACCCCGTCAAGTGCGCCGTGATCGTCAAGATCAGCGACCAGGGCGAGTTTGAGTTTTTTAAATCGGTCTGCCCGTAG
- the ald gene encoding Alanine dehydrogenase, with protein MVRDENNFTKNNKVGNMIIGILKEIKAGENRVSMTPSGVEAMRGDGHAVLVEKNAGAGSGFSNSAYRAAGAEIVEGAGEIFERADMVMHVKEPLEPEYGLIREGQIVFTYLHLAASLDLTQALLERKSVSIAYESIQKTDGSLPLLTPMSEVAGRMAVQEAAKFLEMSHGGRGVLFGGVPGVPPASVLIIGGGTVGVNAAKMACGLGAKVYLLDSSLERLRYLSDVMPANCFLLMSGPETIRRLVREADAVIGAVLIPNARAPKLITRDMLQTMKKGAVMVDVAIDQGGCFDTSRPTTHTDPIYTVDGVVHYCVANMPGAVARTSTLALTNATLPYALEIAGKGWKKAARENPDIRQGVNAAGGGLFVKGVSDAFDIRLSSLDAFLEKTPR; from the coding sequence ATGGTAAGAGATGAGAATAATTTCACAAAAAATAACAAGGTGGGAAACATGATCATCGGAATACTGAAAGAAATCAAGGCAGGGGAAAACCGGGTGTCCATGACGCCGTCCGGCGTTGAGGCCATGCGGGGAGACGGGCACGCGGTTCTGGTTGAAAAAAACGCCGGCGCCGGCAGCGGATTTTCCAACTCCGCCTACCGGGCCGCCGGGGCCGAAATCGTGGAGGGGGCCGGCGAAATCTTTGAAAGGGCCGATATGGTCATGCATGTCAAAGAGCCCCTCGAACCGGAATACGGCCTGATCCGGGAGGGCCAGATCGTGTTCACCTACCTGCATCTGGCCGCGTCCCTGGATCTCACCCAGGCGCTTCTGGAGCGAAAAAGCGTCAGCATCGCCTACGAGAGCATTCAGAAAACCGACGGCTCCCTGCCCCTTCTCACGCCCATGAGCGAGGTGGCCGGGCGCATGGCGGTCCAGGAGGCGGCGAAATTTCTGGAAATGTCTCATGGGGGGCGGGGCGTTCTTTTCGGGGGCGTCCCGGGCGTGCCGCCCGCCTCGGTTCTGATCATCGGGGGCGGGACCGTGGGCGTCAACGCGGCGAAGATGGCCTGCGGCCTGGGCGCGAAGGTCTATCTTCTGGATTCCTCCCTGGAGCGGCTGAGATACCTGTCGGATGTGATGCCCGCCAACTGTTTCCTTCTCATGTCCGGCCCCGAAACCATCCGCAGGCTGGTCCGGGAAGCCGACGCGGTCATCGGCGCCGTGCTCATTCCCAACGCCCGGGCGCCGAAGCTCATCACCCGGGACATGCTTCAGACCATGAAAAAAGGCGCCGTCATGGTGGATGTGGCCATTGACCAGGGCGGATGTTTTGACACCTCCAGACCCACCACCCACACCGACCCCATCTACACGGTGGATGGCGTGGTCCATTACTGTGTGGCCAACATGCCCGGGGCGGTGGCCCGGACATCCACCCTGGCTTTGACCAACGCCACGCTGCCCTACGCGCTGGAAATCGCGGGCAAGGGCTGGAAAAAGGCGGCGCGGGAAAACCCGGATATCCGGCAGGGCGTGAACGCCGCCGGGGGCGGGCTCTTTGTCAAGGGCGTCTCGGACGCCTTTGATATCCGCCTGTCCTCCCTGGACGCTTTTTTGGAAAAGACCCCCCGATGA
- a CDS encoding conserved hypothetical protein (Evidence 4 : Unknown function but conserved in other organisms), whose translation MGFIRNQQEKLALKFLAWRRTREGLPLPAISILRKQASDLVDEARAIAKKRGANIVSIIKELADDIRPSSGK comes from the coding sequence ATGGGATTTATCCGAAATCAGCAGGAGAAGCTGGCCCTTAAATTTCTGGCCTGGCGCCGCACCAGGGAGGGCCTGCCCCTGCCCGCCATCTCCATTCTCAGGAAACAGGCGTCCGACCTTGTGGACGAGGCGCGCGCCATCGCCAAAAAAAGAGGGGCCAATATTGTTTCCATCATTAAAGAGCTGGCGGACGATATCAGACCCTCATCGGGAAAATGA
- a CDS encoding conserved hypothetical protein (Evidence 4 : Unknown function but conserved in other organisms): protein MRFFNTAGPTVCDKHYCVEPLKRFDLEHILNLIDQEKYFVLHAPRQTGKTTCLLALMDYLNKEGKYKCLYINVEAAQGAREDVKNGVRAILSEMADNAEMFLNDEFVVNHFNKILDSRGGHAALNTVISKWTAASGKPTVLLIDEIDSLTGDTLISVLRQIRAGYAKRPAMFPQSIVLCGIRDVRDYRIHSSRQKEIITGGSAFNIKAESLRLGDFSKKELQALCGRHTDETGQTFEDDAVDLAWTLTEGQPWLVNALAYEACFDMKEGRDRSIPVTAEMIARAKDNIILRRETHIDQLFDKLKEDRVKRVISPILTGTEMENIAWDDVQYLVDLGLIKKTGKGFVISNAIYMEVIPRELTLITQENMAPRFDPAWYVAKDGVIDMKKLLEKFQQFFRENSEVWIERFDYKEAGPQLLLQAFLQRVVNGGGSIYREYGLGRRRTDLLLVWPHDKGEKRSVIELKILYKSLEKTIAEGLEQTFQYMDRCGAEAGHLVIFDRDENKSWDDKIFYRKETFKGSPIGVWGM from the coding sequence ATGCGTTTTTTTAACACAGCCGGGCCCACCGTTTGCGACAAACATTATTGCGTCGAGCCATTGAAGCGTTTTGACCTGGAACACATACTCAATTTGATCGACCAGGAAAAATATTTTGTCCTTCACGCGCCGCGCCAGACCGGCAAAACCACGTGTCTTTTGGCCCTGATGGATTATTTGAACAAGGAAGGCAAATACAAATGCCTGTATATCAATGTGGAGGCGGCCCAGGGCGCCCGGGAAGATGTCAAAAACGGTGTGAGAGCTATTCTGAGCGAAATGGCGGACAACGCGGAGATGTTTTTAAATGACGAGTTTGTCGTCAATCATTTCAATAAAATCCTGGACAGCAGGGGCGGGCACGCCGCGTTAAACACTGTGATTTCAAAATGGACCGCCGCTTCCGGAAAGCCGACTGTTTTACTGATTGACGAAATAGATTCATTAACAGGAGACACCCTGATTTCCGTCCTTCGCCAGATCAGGGCCGGATACGCCAAACGCCCGGCCATGTTTCCCCAAAGCATTGTGCTTTGCGGAATTCGGGATGTGAGGGATTACAGGATTCATTCTTCGAGGCAAAAAGAGATCATCACCGGCGGGAGCGCGTTTAATATCAAAGCGGAATCTTTGCGCCTGGGGGATTTTTCAAAAAAGGAACTTCAGGCCCTGTGCGGCCGCCACACCGATGAAACCGGCCAGACGTTTGAAGATGACGCGGTGGATCTGGCCTGGACCCTCACCGAAGGCCAGCCCTGGCTGGTGAACGCCCTGGCCTATGAGGCATGTTTTGATATGAAGGAGGGCCGGGACCGGTCCATTCCCGTCACGGCGGAGATGATCGCCCGCGCAAAGGACAATATCATCTTAAGAAGGGAAACCCACATCGACCAGCTCTTTGATAAATTAAAGGAAGATCGGGTCAAAAGGGTGATCTCTCCCATTCTCACCGGAACCGAGATGGAAAACATCGCCTGGGATGACGTTCAGTATCTGGTGGATCTGGGGCTTATCAAAAAAACAGGCAAAGGCTTTGTCATATCCAACGCCATATATATGGAGGTCATCCCGAGAGAGCTGACCCTTATCACCCAGGAAAACATGGCGCCGCGATTTGATCCGGCATGGTATGTCGCAAAAGACGGCGTCATTGACATGAAAAAACTGCTGGAAAAATTTCAACAGTTTTTCAGGGAAAACTCGGAAGTGTGGATCGAGCGCTTCGATTATAAGGAAGCCGGCCCCCAACTTCTGCTGCAGGCGTTTTTGCAGCGCGTCGTAAACGGCGGGGGGTCCATTTACAGGGAATACGGCCTTGGCAGAAGGCGGACTGATCTTTTGCTCGTGTGGCCCCATGACAAAGGCGAAAAACGGAGTGTGATCGAACTCAAAATACTTTACAAAAGCCTTGAAAAAACGATTGCCGAAGGCCTTGAGCAGACCTTCCAATACATGGACCGATGCGGCGCCGAAGCGGGCCATCTGGTTATTTTTGACCGGGATGAAAACAAATCCTGGGACGACAAGATATTTTATCGAAAAGAAACATTTAAAGGATCGCCCATCGGGGTTTGGGGGATGTGA
- a CDS encoding conserved hypothetical protein (Evidence 4 : Unknown function but conserved in other organisms): MRFFNTAGPSVCERHYCIEPLERFNLEELLSLIDQQKYFVLHAPRQTGKTTCLLALMDYLNREDRYKCLYINVEAAQGAREDVKRGVRAILSEMANNAEMFLNDMIIQDMWRDVLDNHGEDSALNTAMTKWSAASDKPIVLLIDEIDSLVGDTLISVLRQIRAGYAKRPAMFPQSIVLCGIRDVRDYRIHSSMQKEIITGGSAFNIKAKSLRLGDFSKKELHALCGRHTDETGQAFEDDALDLAWTLTEGQPWLVNALAYEACFDMKEGRDRSVPITAEMIARAKDNIILRRETHIDQLFDKLKEDRVKRVISPILTGTEMENIAWDDVQYLVDLGLIKKTGKGFVISNALYMEVIPRELTLIAQENMAPRFDPEWYIAKDGMMDMKKLLEEFQLFFRENSEIWIERFDYKEAGPQLLLQSFLQRIVNGGGSIHREYGLGRMRTDILVLWPHEKGVQRVVIELKILYKSLEKTIVEGLEQTFQYMDRCGAETGHLVIFDRDENESWDDKIFYREETFKKSPIGVWGM; encoded by the coding sequence ATGCGTTTTTTCAATACAGCCGGACCGAGCGTTTGCGAGAGACATTACTGCATAGAGCCATTGGAGCGTTTTAACCTGGAGGAACTCTTGTCTTTAATAGACCAGCAAAAATATTTTGTCCTCCACGCCCCGCGCCAGACCGGCAAAACCACGTGTCTTTTGGCCCTGATGGATTATTTGAACCGGGAAGACCGATATAAATGCCTGTATATCAATGTGGAGGCGGCCCAGGGCGCCAGAGAGGATGTCAAAAGAGGCGTCAGGGCGATTTTAAGCGAAATGGCGAATAATGCGGAAATGTTTTTGAATGATATGATCATTCAGGATATGTGGAGAGATGTTCTGGATAATCATGGTGAAGATTCCGCTTTAAACACGGCAATGACGAAATGGTCTGCGGCATCCGACAAACCCATTGTTCTTTTAATTGATGAAATAGACTCCCTGGTGGGCGACACCCTGATCTCAGTTCTGCGCCAGATCAGGGCCGGATACGCCAAACGCCCGGCCATGTTCCCCCAAAGCATTGTGCTTTGCGGAATCCGGGATGTGAGGGATTACAGGATTCATTCTTCGATGCAAAAAGAGATCATCACCGGCGGAAGCGCGTTTAACATCAAAGCCAAATCTCTGCGCCTGGGGGATTTTTCAAAAAAGGAACTCCATGCCCTGTGCGGCCGCCACACCGATGAAACGGGCCAGGCGTTTGAAGACGACGCCCTTGATCTGGCCTGGACCCTCACCGAAGGCCAGCCCTGGCTGGTGAACGCCCTGGCCTATGAGGCATGTTTTGATATGAAGGAGGGCCGGGACCGGTCCGTTCCCATCACGGCGGAGATGATCGCCCGGGCGAAGGACAATATCATCTTAAGAAGGGAAACCCACATTGATCAGCTCTTTGATAAATTAAAGGAAGATCGGGTCAAAAGGGTGATCTCTCCCATTCTCACCGGAACCGAGATGGAAAACATCGCCTGGGATGACGTTCAGTATCTGGTGGATCTGGGGCTTATCAAAAAAACAGGCAAAGGCTTTGTGATATCCAACGCCCTGTATATGGAGGTCATCCCCAGGGAATTGACTCTTATCGCCCAGGAAAACATGGCGCCGCGCTTTGATCCGGAATGGTATATCGCAAAAGACGGCATGATGGATATGAAAAAACTCCTTGAAGAATTCCAGCTCTTTTTCAGGGAAAATTCAGAAATTTGGATTGAGCGTTTCGATTACAAAGAGGCGGGCCCCCAGCTGCTTTTGCAGTCATTTTTGCAGCGAATCGTCAATGGCGGCGGATCCATCCACAGGGAATACGGCCTCGGCAGAATGAGAACGGATATTTTGGTGTTGTGGCCCCACGAAAAGGGTGTCCAGCGCGTTGTGATCGAGCTTAAAATACTTTACAAAAGCCTTGAAAAAACGATTGTCGAAGGCCTTGAGCAGACCTTCCAATACATGGACCGATGCGGCGCTGAAACGGGCCATCTGGTTATTTTTGACCGGGATGAAAACGAAAGCTGGGACGACAAGATATTTTACCGGGAAGAAACATTTAAGAAATCGCCCATCGGGGTTTGGGGGATGTGA
- a CDS encoding conserved hypothetical protein (Evidence 4 : Unknown function but conserved in other organisms), which yields MRFFNTAGPSVCERHYCIEPLERFNLEELLSLIDQQKYFVLHAPRQTGKTTCLLALMDYLNKEGKYKCLYINVEAAQGAREDVKNGVRAILSEMADNAEMFLNDEFVVNHFNKILDSRGGHAALNTVISKWTAASGKPTVLLIDEIDSLTGDTLISVLRQIRAGYAKRPAMFPQSIVLCGIRDVRDYRIHSSRQKEIITGGSAFNIKAESLRLGDFSKKELQALCGRHTDETGQTFEDDALDLAWTLTEGQPWLVNALAYEVCFKMKKNRDRSVPVTAEMIAAAKESIILRRETHIDQLVDKLKEARVKKVIEPVLAGGRMPEHISVDDMGYVEDLGLIKTKGNIRIANGIYQEVIPRELTYSTQLTITHESKWYEKKDGTLDMEKLLSAFQEFFREHSEIWIQKFDYREAGPQLLLQAFLQRIVNSGGRVEREYGLGRMRTDLLVIWRYGQRVQKTVIELKILYKSLEKTIAEGLEQTWKYMDRCGAEAGHLVVFDRDEHKSWDDKIFYREDTFKGSSIGVWGM from the coding sequence ATGCGTTTTTTCAATACAGCCGGACCGAGCGTTTGCGAGAGACATTATTGCATAGAGCCATTGGAGCGTTTTAACCTGGAGGAACTCTTGTCTTTAATAGACCAGCAAAAATATTTTGTCCTCCACGCCCCGCGCCAGACCGGCAAAACCACGTGTCTTTTGGCCCTGATGGATTATTTGAACAAGGAAGGCAAATACAAATGCCTGTATATCAATGTGGAGGCGGCCCAGGGCGCCCGGGAAGATGTCAAAAACGGTGTGAGAGCTATTCTGAGCGAAATGGCGGACAACGCGGAGATGTTTTTAAATGACGAGTTTGTCGTCAATCATTTCAATAAAATCCTGGACAGCAGGGGCGGGCACGCCGCGTTAAACACCGTGATTTCAAAATGGACCGCCGCTTCCGGAAAGCCGACTGTTTTACTGATTGACGAAATAGATTCATTAACAGGAGACACCCTGATTTCCGTCCTTCGCCAGATCAGGGCCGGATACGCCAAACGCCCGGCCATGTTTCCCCAAAGCATTGTGCTTTGCGGAATTCGGGATGTGAGGGATTACAGGATTCATTCTTCGAGGCAAAAAGAGATCATCACCGGCGGGAGCGCGTTTAACATCAAAGCGGAATCTTTGCGCCTGGGGGATTTTTCAAAAAAGGAACTTCAGGCCCTGTGCGGCCGCCACACCGATGAAACCGGCCAGACGTTTGAAGATGACGCCCTTGACCTGGCCTGGACCCTCACCGAAGGCCAGCCCTGGCTGGTGAACGCCCTGGCCTATGAAGTCTGCTTCAAAATGAAAAAAAACCGGGACCGGTCCGTTCCCGTCACGGCGGAGATGATCGCCGCGGCAAAGGAGAGCATCATCCTTCGAAGAGAGACCCATATTGACCAGCTGGTGGACAAATTAAAGGAAGCGCGCGTCAAAAAAGTAATTGAGCCCGTCCTGGCCGGGGGCCGGATGCCCGAGCATATATCGGTTGACGATATGGGTTATGTGGAGGACCTTGGCCTGATCAAAACAAAAGGCAATATCCGCATCGCCAATGGAATTTACCAGGAAGTCATCCCCCGGGAGCTGACTTATTCCACCCAGCTCACCATCACCCATGAGTCAAAATGGTATGAAAAAAAAGACGGGACCCTGGATATGGAAAAACTGCTTTCCGCTTTTCAGGAGTTTTTCCGGGAGCATTCTGAAATCTGGATTCAAAAGTTCGATTACCGGGAGGCCGGGCCCCAGCTTCTGCTCCAGGCGTTTTTGCAGCGGATCGTCAACAGCGGCGGCAGGGTGGAACGGGAATACGGGCTCGGCAGAATGCGAACGGATCTCCTGGTCATATGGAGATATGGCCAACGCGTTCAAAAAACAGTCATAGAACTCAAAATACTTTACAAAAGCCTTGAAAAAACGATTGCCGAAGGCCTTGAGCAGACCTGGAAATACATGGACCGATGCGGCGCCGAGGCGGGCCATCTGGTGGTTTTTGACCGGGATGAACACAAATCCTGGGACGACAAGATATTTTACCGGGAAGACACATTTAAGGGATCTTCCATCGGGGTTTGGGGGATGTGA
- a CDS encoding Carboxyvinyl-carboxyphosphonate phosphorylmutase has translation MESNFKDTLAQRDIFPFIGVYDAFSATIAARHFDGVFLSGLSFAASHYGLPDIGFNTWTDMAAFAHRVKAILPDTHILVDIDDGFVDVETACHLISLLESIHVSAVVIEDQKRPRRCGHFDNKRLMKTRDFCEKLESVLSIRKELFVIARTDASEPGEIEKRILAFAGSGADAVLVDGISDLQMIRSLKEKVRLPFAFNQIPGGKSPAYGFESLKNAGVSIAIHSAPCLFAAGEAVDRAMVSLKENGKTPFEDDRGMTLPVCSDILNQNLLKKRQPA, from the coding sequence ATGGAGAGCAATTTCAAAGACACGCTGGCCCAAAGAGATATTTTTCCTTTTATAGGGGTTTATGACGCCTTTTCCGCCACCATTGCCGCCAGGCATTTTGACGGCGTTTTCTTAAGCGGGCTGAGCTTCGCGGCGAGCCATTACGGCCTGCCCGACATCGGATTCAACACATGGACGGATATGGCCGCGTTTGCCCATCGCGTCAAAGCGATCCTGCCGGACACGCATATCCTTGTGGATATTGACGACGGATTCGTGGATGTGGAGACGGCGTGTCATCTTATCTCACTGCTTGAATCCATCCACGTGTCGGCCGTGGTCATTGAGGACCAGAAACGGCCCAGGCGGTGCGGCCATTTTGACAACAAACGCCTGATGAAAACCCGGGACTTTTGCGAAAAGCTTGAAAGTGTGCTCTCCATTCGAAAGGAACTCTTTGTCATCGCCCGAACCGACGCGTCGGAGCCTGGGGAAATAGAAAAAAGGATACTGGCCTTTGCCGGCTCAGGGGCCGACGCCGTCCTGGTGGACGGGATATCGGACCTTCAAATGATCCGGTCCTTAAAAGAAAAGGTCCGTCTCCCATTCGCCTTTAACCAGATTCCGGGGGGAAAATCGCCGGCATACGGTTTTGAAAGTCTCAAAAACGCGGGGGTTTCCATCGCCATTCACAGCGCGCCGTGTTTGTTCGCGGCCGGAGAGGCGGTGGATCGCGCCATGGTTTCTTTGAAAGAAAACGGCAAAACGCCGTTCGAAGATGACAGAGGCATGACCCTTCCGGTCTGTTCGGATATTTTAAACCAAAACCTTTTGAAAAAAAGACAACCGGCATGA